The Psilocybe cubensis strain MGC-MH-2018 chromosome 7, whole genome shotgun sequence genome has a window encoding:
- a CDS encoding Protease KEX1 — translation MRFLWVCLASTALSTTTSVLAKPAKRHYDTHRYYALEHKFDERLGASLEEVASALGVEVVEQAGELKDVWLVRVPKTENNTFDRKALDFREDEDEDVLDPVISAFQDLKQRASSPLTSRSEDVLHAKRVVSSVNYLELQTPKELVKRAPPPIRPPTRPTAQGAAEHFGLHDPLFTAQWHLVNDDYPEHMMNVTPVWDMGLTGKGVLTSFLDDGLDFESDDLRDAFDAEHSYDFNAHVDLPRPTGARDHHGTRCAGQVAARRNNACGVGIAYDAKAAGVRILGGKISTVDEAAALNYGYKDVSLYSCSWGPRDNGQTMDGPNYLIRKAVVNGINNGRYGKGSIYVFASGNGGRHQDQCNFDGYTNSIYSVTVSSIDWKGLHPDYSEACAANMIVAYSSGSKNHIVTTDRDNECAMTHGGTSAAAPNAVGVFALALQARPDLTWRDIQHLCVETARKVNPNDPDWEKTASGRLYSYKYGYGAIDAYAYVTAAKSWQLVKPQAWLFTDTVIVNNGRMHSLPHRNYRYEGGEPIGPDGVEQKMMITKEMMLKNNLESLEHVDVRVWISHTRRGDVEVEIESPNGIRSILASTREEDEDDTGFPGWRFMSVKHWGENPVGEWTLRVFDQNDPEQHGKFLGWNMVLWGSAIDPTKATKLVEPVIDNALPPEDTPPRPEPNDPDLISSTQHAKPTDLLPEDHGHATGENTKAAFPSPSNKPKPPSKPQQDDNTAGDDEPSKAWYDHMSSLMSAQKWFFAALGAVVVFGLAALAYFYKRRADRLRLAEYRSLAADDISMDAIDGQSRSRVIAGSGGPRTTRALYDSFGEPSSSDNLVDRERRDDTNVNPPSARGLGFHSGFLDDDEPSAGLTPKYRDEPESRQPSARRPSFGVEDDQRRPSGEMLTPREEDDNDHDGYVRP, via the exons ATGCGCTTCCTCTGGGTCTGCCTGGCTTCTACAGCTCTATCGACGACCACGAGCGTCCTTGCCAAGCCTGCCAAACGCCATTATGACACGCATAGATATTATGCATTGGAACATAAATTCGACGAGAGACTGGGTGCATCCCTTGAAGAAGTAGCAAGCGCGTTGGGGGTGGAGGTTGTCGAGCAAGCTGGAGAACTGAAGGATGTGTGGCTTGTGCGGGTTCCCAAAACCGAAAACAACACCTTCGATCGAAAAGCCCTCGATTTTcgagaagacgaagacgaagatgtgCTTGACCCTGTAATTTCTGCCTTCCAAGACCTAAAGCAGCGGGCCAGTTCACCATTAACTTCACGGTCAGAGGATGTGCTGCACGCCAAAAGAGTGGTATCGTCTGTCAACTACCTGGAGCTACAGACCCCGAAAGAACTTGTCAAGCGcgctccgccgccaatacGACCTCCGACACGACCTACTGCACAAGGAGCGGCGGAACATTTTGGCTTGCACGATCCACTTTTCACAGCGCAATGGCATCTAGTCAACGATGATTACCCAGAGCATATGATGAATGTGACTCCCGTATGGGACATGGGTCTAACGGGAAAGGGCGTTTTGACGTCTTTTCTGGATGATGGGCTAGATTTTGAGAGTGATGATCTCAGAGATGCTTTC GACGCGGAACACTCGTATGACTTCAATGCCCATGTAGACCTACCTCGACCGACAGGTGCCCGTGACCACCATGGAACAAGGTGTGCTGGGCAAGTGGCGGCAAGGAGAAACAATGCTTGTGGTGTTGGAATCGCCTACGATGCCAAAGCAGCAGGGGTGCGCATTCTGGGCGGCAAGATCTCAACGGTGGACGAGGCTGCTGCGCTCAACTATGGATACAAAGATGTCTCGCTCTACAGCTGCAGTTGGGGTCCACGAGATAACGGACAAACTATGGACGGGCCAAACTATCTCATCAGAAAGGCAGTGGTTAATGGTATCAATAACGGACGGTACGGCAAAGGCTCGATTTATGTGTTTGCTAGCGGCAATGGTGGGCGACACCAAGATCAGTGTAACTTCGACGGATACACCAACAGCATTTATTCGGTAACTGTGTCGTCGATTGACTGGAAAGGCCTGCACCCGGATTACTCGGAAGCTTGTGCCGCAAACATGATTGTTGCGTATAGCTCGGGAAGCAAAAATCACATT GTCACCACAGATAGGGACAATGAGTGCGCCATGACCCATGGCGGTACATCGGCTGCTGCGCCGAATGCAGTTGGAGTATTTGCTTTGGCTTTACAAGCTCG ACCTGACCTTACGTGGCGGGACATCCAACATCTCTGCGTCGAAACTGCACGCAAGGTTAACCCAAACGACCCCGACTGGGAAAAGACAGCCAGTGGTCGACTCTATAGCTACAAGTACGGGTACGGCGCAATCGACGCGTACGCTTATGTTACAGCTGCAAAATCCTGGCAACTTGTCAAACCCCAGGCATGGCTATTTACGGACACCGTCATCGTCAACAACGGGCGGATGCACAGCTTGCCGCATAGGAATTACAGATACGAAGGTGGCGAGCCGATAGGTCCAGATGGTGTTgaacagaagatgatgattacgaaggagatgatgttgaagaaCAATTTAGAGAGTCTTGAGCATGTTGATGTGAGGGTGTGGATCAGCCATACGCGTCGAGGAGATGTGGAGGTCGAGATCGAGAGTCCAAATGGCATCAGGAGTATTTTGGCTAGCACGcgcgaggaggatgaggatgacacTGGATTCCCTGGATGGAGGTTCATGTCAGTCAAACACTG GGGTGAAAATCCAGTTGGAGAGTGGACACTACGCGTCTTTGATCAAAACGACCCTGAGCAACATGGCAAGTTCCTCGGGTGGAACATGGTTCTCTGGGGAAGCGCCATTGACCCCACAAAGGCGACCAAGCTGGTAGAACCCGTTATCGACAACGCCCTCCCACCAGAGGACACGCCACCACGGCCAGAGCCAAACGATCCTGACCTCATCTCGTCCACCCAACACGCGAAACCAACAGATCTTCTTCCAGAAGACCATGGCCATGCAACGGGAGAAAACACCAAAGCCGCTTTCCCTTCGCCATCGAACAAACCCAAGCCTCCGAGCAAGCCCCAGCAAGACGACAACACGGCAGGAGACGACGAACCCAGCAAAGCGTGGTATGATCATATGTCCAGCCTCATGTCTGCGCAGAAGTGGTTCTTCGCTGCTCTGGGCGCCGTTGTCGTTTTTGGCCTCGCAGCCCTCGCCTACTTCTATAAACGCCGTGCGGACCGCCTCAGGCTAGCAGAATACCGCTCCCTCGCGGCGGACGACATTAGCATGGACGCGATCGATGGACAAAGTAGGAGCCGTGTCATCGCAGGCAGCGGTGGGCCACGTACCACGCGCGCCCTATACGATTCGTTCGGCGAGCCTTCATCGTCTGATAACCTCGTGGATAGGGAGAGAAGGGACGACACCAATGTGAACCCGCCCTCTGCGCGCGGATTGGGTTTCCACTCTGGCTTCTTGGACGATGATGAACCATCTGCGGGACTAACGCCCAAGTACCGCGACGAGCCAGAGAGCCGGCAACCTTCTGCTCGTAGACCGTCATTTGGGGTCGAGGACGACCAGCGCAGACCGAGCGGGGAGATGTTGACACCGCGTGAGGAGGACGACAATGATCACGACGGATATGTACGACCTTGA
- a CDS encoding putative GTP-binding protein EngB, with protein MSSLLKASSILEPSIYTTISKNLYSTKRNIWANAQTAEFVASANSISTIPKSTGLPEIVVTGRANVGKSTLLNCILGRKSLVNTSKKAGHTKALNLFRVGAEPGKLILVDAPGYGTRGRVEWGELFKHYIQNRPELKRVYILFNAKHGLNETDKLMLAALSSSLLSERGAQAFTLQSIITKADTVPTAKLQGTISNMKKDIWDAAPLCLPPIITSAEMSPPFGINQVRQSIAEACGL; from the exons ATGTCTTCACTTTTGAAAGCAAGCTCAATATTAGAGCCCTCGATTTATACAACAATATCAAAAAATCTCTACTCAACAAAGCGAAACATATGGGCTAATGCTCAAACAGCAGAATTTGTAGCTTCAGCAAATTCGATTTCAACCATTCCGAAATCTACCGGGTTACCAGAG ATCGTAGTTACAG GACGTGCCAATGTTGGAAAATCCACGTTGCTTAACTGTATTTTAGGAAGGAAATCACTTGTAAACACCAGTAAAAAAGCT GGACACACAAAAGCTCTGAATCTCTTCCGCGTCGGGGCAGAACCCGGAAAGCTTATCCTTGTAGATGCGCCTGGTTATGGTACTCGCGGAAGAGTCGAATGGGGGGAACTTTTTAAGCATTACATCCAAAACCGACCAGA ACTCAAACGCGTCTACATCCTCTTCAATGCCAAACACGGGCTAAATGAAACTGACAAGCTCATGCTTGCTGCTCTCTCCTCGTCTCTGCTCTCCGAGCGCGGTGCACAAGCCTTCACACTGCAGTCCATAATCACCAAAGCCGACACAGTGCCTACAGCAAAACTACAGGGCACTATTTCTAACATGAAAAAGGACATATGGGATGCGGCACCTCTCTGTCTACCTCCAATTATTACAAGTGCGGAGATGAGCCCACCGTTTGGGATCAATCAAGTGAGGCAGAGCATCGCTGAAGCATGCGGGTTATAG
- a CDS encoding Protease KEX1: MQTRPPPIVDGSPVGLDVPLDLDECEFSSPGSSFISLEDSTEGDEHIPAIADVAPPVQAGRVFTFRHSKQVAPAADVQPVVIQLVINQSPQSVQEVLQKLTELGFINVESSSTPTINDLSKSSLHEIFSNPWNPTATADENFSNRVVQTWGREFSAINPTLSEQQHFDILKDYELIKEEEEDSSPSTVAPEECTLANFKPSTSVRPSSSMSLPLLLPTDTRRTERPRLWNTRQKGRHAPLSPFATLVLWIFVCLPLFVALLCMLSDISDSVETSFQQPAHRPYEGFYYRWMKAMVGGIYTVFFPVVDQEVNMPAVLQAVRFLALASVLGLVADHANAARPPTRRYHDTHRYYALEHVPGAESASLQEVAQALGVEVVEQAGELDDVWLVRVPKAREGVVERDGGDPVIAAFSELQKRAALPLSSRSQESLLAKRVVSSVSYLEAQTPQWLVKRAPPLVQPGSSMDVAKRLGLKDPLFGEQWHLINDEHPEHMMNTTPVWDMGFTGKGILTSFLDDGLDFDSEDLKDAFDAENSYDFNDHVDLPRPVTELDHHGTRCAGQVAARRNDVCGVGIAYDAKAAAVRILGGPITTVDEAAALNYGFKNVSIYSCSWGPRDDGMTMEGPNYLIRKAVVKGINEGRDGKGSVFVFASGNGGIGEDQCNYDGYTNSIYSVTVSAIDHTGKKPAYSEACAANMIAAYSSGSQKYIVTTDVGKNRCARTHGGTSAAAPNAVGVFALALQARPDLTWRDIQHLCVETARKVNPEDPDWEKTASGRLYSYKYGYGALDAYAYVKAAQSWKLVKPQAWIHTKTVVVNNGTLTSLGHKKYSYEGGEAIGMGVYEQKMTITQEMMKENNLETLEHVDVRVWIEHSRRGDVKVEIVSPNGITSVLAGTRAYDDADTGFPGWRFMTIKHWGENPVGEWTLKVTDKGNPGPDHTGKFLGWNMALWGSAIDPAKAQKFVEPVEDNALPPNNIPDRPVIHDPAPTSTTVHAKPTDRLPTDHGKVTGDDSHPAFPTGTPSKSKPQQDEVDKDSEETWYGELTNMAKTHKWTFAALGAGLVCFISALIVLWRRRVARKKMEEYTSLAADDIHMDSVAQNDVLAGGAGPRSTRSVRFVDEAEDEDASPRASMERRSSEEDHTIVPPNPQTLGFHSSFLDDDEPSPGLSPNYRDHPEMFTHVSLRSPTEIPPASSHPTGGFGSFPDPRP; encoded by the exons ATGCAGACTCGACCCCCACCCATTGTCGACGGAAGCCCAGTTGGACTTGATGTTCCGCTGGACCTTGACGAATGCGAATTTTCCTCTCCTGGAAGCTCCTTTATATCGCTAGAAGACTCTACAGAAGGCGACGAACACATCCCTGCAATCGCAGATGTCGCACCTCCAGTGCAAGCCGGACGAGTT TTCACTTTTCGTCATAGCAAGCAAGTGGCTCCTGCCGCAGACGTACAACCTGTCGTTATTCAGCTGGTGATAAATCAATCTCCCCAGTCTGTACAGGAAGTTCTGCAGAAGCTTACCGAGCTTGGATTCATTAACGTGGAATCGAGCTCTACACCGACCATTAATGACCTATCTAAATCATCTTTACACGAGATATTTAGCAATCCGTGGAATCCGACGGCAACTGCTGATGAAAACTTCAGTAATCGGGTAGTGCAGACCTGGGGGCGGGAGTTCAGTGCTATAAATCCCACCCTTTCTGAACAACAGCATTTTGATATTCTGAAGGACTATGAACTTAtaaaggaggaggaggaggacagTTCCCCATCCACGGTGGCTCCCGAGGAGTGCACTCTGGCCAACTTCAAACCTTCAACCTCAGTCCGGCCGTCGTCCTCAATGTCACTTCCTCTCCTGCTTCCTACCGATACTCGCAGAACAGAGAGGCCTAGACTTTGGAACACTAGACAAAAAGGCAGACACGCCCCACTTTCGCCATTCGCGACATTGGTTTTGTGGATTTTCGTGTGCTTACCTTTATTCGTTGCCCTGCTTTGCATGTTATCCGACATATCTGATTCTGTCGAGACGTCCTTTCAACAACCGGCTCATAGACCATACGAGGGATTTTACTATCGCTGGATGAAGGCCATGGTGGGGGGCATTTACACCGTCTTCTT CCCGGTGGTCGACCAGGAGGTCAATATGCCAGCTGTGCTGCAAGCCGTCCGGTTTCTCGCACTTGCAAGTGTGCTTGGTCTAGTCGCCGACCACGCTAACGCTGCTAGACCACCAACCAGGAGATACCATGACACACATAGATATTATGCGCTGGAACACGTACCTGGGGCGGAAAGTGCGAGTTTGCAGGAGGTTGCGCAGGCATTGGGTGTAGAGGTTGTTGAACAGGCTGGTGAACTGGACGATGTATGGCTTGTGCGTGTACCGAAGGCCCGGGAAGGCGTCGTCGAGCGAGACGGAGGCGATCCTGTCATTGCTGCGTTTTCAGAACTGCAGAAACGAGCGGCTCTTCCACTGTCCTCGCGCTCACAAGAGAGCTTGTTAGCGAAACGGGTTGTATCTTCTGTTAGCTACTTGGAAGCTCAGACGCCGCAGTGGCTCGTGAAACGCGCACCGCCGCTTGTACAACCAGGGTCATCTATGGATGTGGCGAAGAGGTTGGGCCTTAAGGACCCGTTGTTTGGGGAGCAATGGCATTTGATCAACGACGAGCACCCTGAACATATGATGAACACGACACCGGTGTGGGATATGGGGTTCACTGGGAAGGGCATCTTAACTTCATTTTTGGACGACGGGCTAGATTTTGATAGCGAGGATTTGAAGGATGCTTTT GACGCGGAAAACTCTTATGACTTCAATGACCATGTCGATCTACCACGCCCTGTCACAGAGCTCGACCACCACGGCACGCGGTGCGCAGGACAAGTCGCGGCGCGGCGCAACGATGTCTGCGGAGTGGGGATCGCATATGACGCCAAAGCCGCAGCGGTGCGTATTCTCGGTGGGCCCATTACCACCGTCGACGAAGCGGCCGCGCTTAACTATGGCTTTAAAAACGTATCCATCTACAGTTGCAGCTGGGGCCCCCGGGATGATGGGATGACAATGGAGGGGCCAAACTATCTTATCCGCAAAGCCGTTGTGAAGGGCATCAACGAGGGCAGAGACGGGAAGGGTAGcgtgtttgtgtttgcgAGCGGGAATGGGGGTATTGGAGAGGACCAGTGCAATTATGATGGGTACACGAATAGCATATATTCGGTGACAGTGTCAGCGATTGATCACACAGGCAAGAAGCCTGCGTATTCGGAGGCGTGTGCGGCGAACATGATAGCTGCATACAGTTCAGGGAGCCAGAAATATATT GTGACAACGGATGTTGGCAAAAATAGATGCGCGCGTACTCATGGTGGAACGTCGGCTGCCGCACCGAATGCTGTTGGTGTCTTTGCATTAGCCTTGCAAGCGCG GCCAGACCTGACATGGCGAGATATACAACATCTTTGTGTGGAAACCGCGCGCAAGGTTAATCCAGAAGACCCTGACTGGGAGAAAACCGCCAGCGGGCGTTTATACAGTTACAAGTACGGATACGGGGCCCTCGATGCTTATGCTTACGTTAAAGCCGCACAATCCTGGAAGCTCGTCAAACCACAAGCATGGATCCATACCAAGACCGTCGTTGTTAACAATGGAACGCTGACCTCGCTCGGGCACAAAAAGTACAGTTACGAAGGGGGAGAAGCGATCGGGATGGGCGTGTATGAACAGAAGATGACCATCACACAAGAGATGATGAAGGAGAACAATCTGGAGACGCTTGAGCACGTGGACGTAAGGGTATGGATCGAACATTCCAGGAGAGGGGATGTCAAGGTGGAGATCGTCAGTCCAAACGGAATCACGAGCGTGCTGGCCGGTACTCGAGCGTATGACGATGCAGATACTGGTTTCCCTGGTTGGAGGTTTATGACAATTAAGCATTG GGGCGAAAATCCTGTCGGCGAGTGGACTTTGAAAGTGACTGATAAGGGCAATCCTGGCCCAGATCATACAGGGAAATTTTTGGGCTGGAACATGGCACTTTGGGGTAGTGCGATTGATCCAGCGAAAGCACAGAAATTCGTGGAACCTGTTGAGGATAATGCTTTGCCACCAAATAATATTCCTGATCGTCCTGTTATTCATGACCCTGCCCCAACTTCGACGACAGTCCACGCCAAGCCCACAGACCGGCTACCAACTGACCATGGGAAGGTTACTGGCGATGACTCTCATCCAGCTTTCCCTACCGGGACTCCCAGCAAGTCAAAGCCGCAGCAAGATGAAGTAGACAAGGATTCAGAAGAGACTTGGTACGGTGAACTTACCAACATGGCGAAAACGCATAAATGGACGTTTGCTGCGCTTGGAGCCGGTTTGGTTTGCTTTATTAGCGCCTTGATCGTGCTCTGGAGGAGACGAGTCGCacggaagaagatggaggaATACACGTCTCTGGCTGCGGATGACATACACATGGACTCTGTAGCGCAAAACGATGTTTTGGCCGGAGGTGCAGGCCCACGTTCGACGAGGAGCGTCAGGTTCGTGGACGAAgcagaggatgaagacgcgTCGCCACGAGCGTCAATGGAGCGACGTTCTTCAGAAGAAGACCATACCATCGTCCCACCAAACCCTCAAACGCTAGGATTCCACTCGTCATTCCTCGACGATGATGAACCGTCTCCTGGCCTATCGCCCAATTATCGCGACCATCCTGAAATGTTTACTCACGTCTCGCTGCGCAGTCCGACAGAAATACCACCCGCGTCTTCACACCCGACTGGAGGCTTTGGCTCGTTCCCAGACCCCCGTCCATGA